The Sphingopyxis sp. TUF1 genome segment CGCTGTGGTCGTCACTCGTCGGGGGCGCGATCGTAGGCGCGCGCGTGACGATATGGTCGCCGCTGGCCGCCTATGCGCTGGCGATCACCGGCGCCGCCGCGCTGGGCGGCCGCGCATTATGGGTGGCGCGGCGCGCCTGACGACGCGCCGCATTCCCGTCAGTCGAACAACTCGCTGAGGAAGCTTTTATACTTCTTCTTGTGCGGCTTGCCATAATAGCGGTCGTCATAACCCCGCTCGCGATATTCCCGCTCGCGATATTGCGGCGGCGGCGGTGCGGCCTGCGGACGGGCAGGGGCGGCGGCGGGCGCGCTTGCGGCATCGCTGCGTTCAATGATCTTGTCGAGTTCGCCGCGATCGAGCCAGACGCCGCGGCATTGCGGGCAATAGTCAATCTCGATCCCCTGTCGTTCGGACATGACAAGGTTCACGCGGCAGGTCGGGCAGAGCAGCCCCTGGGCATCGGTCACGCAGACATCCTTTCCTTACATCGTTTCAAGGCGCCGAACGCGTTGGGCGCGTTTTGCGTTCCTCTATTCAGATAGGAGCGGCCAGGCGAACGCCAAGGGGGCCTGCGCGCGCCGCACCGCGATGGCTGCTCCCGACGTCGCGCCTTGACTTTACGGAGATTCGGGCTATGAGCGCCCCCGTGTTGTCCGGGCCTTGGCCCTGGCAATTCCGTCCGAGACAGTTGGTGAGGGGGATTTGCCCTTCTTAATTTCCAGCCGAGACGGGGAACAGTCTTTTATCGGTCGCCCGCTTGGCATGCCAGGTGACGCGGCTTGACCGACCCCTTCGGACATCGTCAGCGCAAGTGCAGGTGAGCCTCGCTCGCGCCTGTGGTTGCGTGTGTTAGCCGCCCGGCGGCTCCCGGCGTTTCGACGCATGGAGCATCCGGACATCAGAGTGGAGTATAGGCATGGATCGTACGGAAAAGGCCGAAGCCGTATCCTCGCTGAACGCTACGCTGGCAAATGCCGCTTCGGTTGTGGTCGTCCGCAACCTCGGCATGACCGTCGCACAGTCGACGGTTCTGCGCCAGCAGATGCGCGATGCAGGAGCCGACTTTCGCGTCACGAAGAACCGTCTTGCCAAAATCGCGCTCGACGGCACGTCCTATGGCGGGATCGGCGAACTGCTGACCGGCCCCACCGCGCTTGCCACCTCGACCGATCCGGTCGCGGCGGCGAAAATCGCGGTGGAATTTGCCAAGACCAACGACAAGCTTGAAATCGTTGGCGGCGGCATGGGCGACGTGGTGCTCGACGTGGATGGCGTCAAAGCGCTGGCTTCGCTTCCCTCGCTCGACGAGCTGCGCGCCAAGATCGTTGGTCTGGTGCAGGCTCCGGCTACCAAGGTTGCGCAGATTGCCGCAGCCCCGGCGGGCCAGCTGGCGCGGGTTTTTGGCGCATATGCCGCCAAAGAAGCAGCGTGATTTCGAACTGAACTGAAACTTGTGCCGGGCTTTCCCGGCTGTGATGGAGAATGAAAATGGCTGATCTTGCAAAGATCGTTGAAGACCTGTCGGCGCTGACCGTTCTGGAAGCTGCCGAGCTTTCGAAGATGCTCGAAGAAAAGTGGGGCGTTTCGGCCGCCGCTGCCGTTGCGGTTGCCGCTCCGGGTGGCGCGGGCGCCGCTGCTCCTGCCGCCGAAGAAAAGGACGAGTTCGACGTCATCCTGACGGGTGACGGCGGCAACAAGATCAACGTGATCAAGGAAGTCCGCGCGATCACCGGCCTGGGTCTTGGCGAAGCCAAGGCGCTCGTCGAAGGCGCGCCGAAGGCCGTCAAGGAAGGCGCCAGCAAGGCCGAAGCGGAAGAGCTGAAGAAGAAGCTCGAAGCGGCCGGCGCGACCGTTGAACTGAAGTAATTCGGTTCAGGTCCGGCGGGGCTTCCCGCCGTGCTGCAAAAAAGGGGCGGTGCCGCAAGGCACCGCCCCTTTTTGTTGGATCAGCGTCTCGCCGTTTACGGGCGCGAGAGGCCGGGGCGAAGCCCGCGATAGCCGCGCGCCGGTTCGGGGCGGCGTACCTCCTGCTGCTGCGCCGCGGCAGGGGCTTCACGCTGCGCGATTTCCCAAGCGCTGACGGGCCTCCGCGTCATATCCTTCTGTGCGCCCAGCGTCGCGGCGTAGGCGAGTCGTTCCTGGCGGTCGAAGAAGCGCGCGCGCTTCAGACGCTTTGACAGGGTCAGGAAAGGATTGTCGGGCGTCGGTCCGGCCATCGCCATCGCTTCGTGACGACCCATGCTGCCGCTTGGCGCGGCGGCGAAGGCCGGGGTCGAGCGAACAGGCGCGGCGGTATAGGCTGGGGTGACCCACGGCTGGTCGGGCGTCCGACCGGCGGGCATCGTCGATGCAAGCGGCGCAGCGGTTTCGACGGCATCAGGTTCGACGCGGCGACGGCGCGCAAACATCAGCCCAGCACCACCGAGAGCGATCAGCGCGGCAGCGCCGCCGACGAGCTCCCACGGAAATTCGGCAGGCGCGGTGGGCTGCGCTTCGGCGGTCACAGGTTCAGCCGGCGCCGCGATGGGCCGGTCAGAAACTGGCGCCGCGACAGCTTCGCCGAGCGGCTCGCTGGGCGCTGGTTCGGCGCCCGACGTTGCGGCGGCGGGGGCGGCGGTCGATGCGACCGGCGCTTGTCGCGCGCTACGCTCGGCGCGGGCGGGCACCGCGGGTTCGGCTTCGGCCGGAGCGGGCTCGGCAGGCGCAATGTCTAGCGGAACGCGGATCACCGGCTGCGACTGGGCAGGTTGCGTCGATTGCACGACGGGGGGAGCGATCGTCGCGGGACCGGTCTCGGGTGCCGTCGGCGTAGTTTTCGGCGCCGGGGTGGCAACCGGAGGCGTCATTGGGATCGTCGGCGCTTCCTGCGCAAACGCAGCCGGGGTGGACAGAACCAGGAACGCGGCAATCGCGCTCGTGGCGGGGCGGGAGAGGGCGATATTTTTCGTCATAGTGACAACGGAACGAGCGCGGCGCGAATAACGCTGCGCAAAGCGGCGATTTTCCACGACGAGTCGTGGCGACGTAACGGCGGGGTGACTTTTTGTCGCGGGTTTCGCAGTGGTTATCCGCCGAACGAGACGAACGTTTTGCGATCCATAGTAGCCCTTGCAGCGCCCCGCAAAGATCAATCCGCGACCCAGTTCCCGTGGAAACCCGGCGGAACGCGGTGCGGCAGATGGACGACGGCTTGCGGCGATCCGGTGAAATCGTCGGCGTTGAGGATGACGAGGTCAGTGGTTTCGTGGTTCATGTCGACGACCAGACCGATCAGCCATCCGTCATCCTCTGGTCCCGCCACGCTGCGCGGGACAAATACGAACTCGCCGGGATGACGGCCGGGACCAAAGTCGTGGATGGCCGTTGTCCCCAGTTCGAGGTCGTGGCGGAATAGCCGCGTTTCGGCGAGCGCCCATTCGACCGATTGGCCGTCGGGGATCGCGACACTGTAGATATAGCGGTAGGGCCGCGTCGTCAGCCGTTCGTCATAGCGCGGAAACTCCTGCGCATGATCGTGGATGACAGTGCGCGTCGTCGTGCGCGCCGCGGGATCGATCGTCCAGCGTTCCATGCGCGACTTTTCGCTGTCGGGGCCGCGTTTCGAGGTCGCGAACATCGTTTCGTGCGCGACGACATCGACGACCACTTCGCCTTCGGCGGTTTCAAAGGCGTTGGCGGGGTGAAAGACATAGCAGGGATCGACCGGCGCCCAGACGACGTCTTCGCCGCGGCCCTTGCGGGGGAGCAGGCCGACGCGCGCCGGGTGGTTTTCGTTCCATGCATAGGGGAAAGGGTAGCCGGCAAGGAGCATCCTCATCGAAAAGGTGACGGGCAGGTCGAAGACGAGCACGTAATTTTCGGTGATCGCACAGTCGTGGATCGAGGGACCGTCGCAGACCGCAATGGCCTCTTCGCGCACCACATGCGCGTGGGCGTCGAGGACGACGTGCCAGACTTTGTTCGGCTCGTCGCCGCGATAGGTGATTGCGTGGGTTTCGCCGGTAAAGGGATCGGCGTGGGGGTGCGCGGTGAAGGCGCCCGCGAGCGTGCCGTCGAAGGGATTATGCGCGATGGTGCCCAGCTCATAATCGAGCTCGACCGGCTTGCCGCCAGCCTCGACGATCGCGAAGGTGCGTCCCGCCATTCCGACGACGTTGGTGTTCGGCGCGTCGTTACGGTCGGCACGTGGGCCGGGCGGCACCTCTTCGTCGAGCGCGGCGCACGCCTCCGCGCCGCGGACCCAGCGGTTGCGGTACCATTCGGCGCGGCCGCCTTCGATGCGGATGCCGTGAACCATGCCGACGCCGGTGAACCAATGATAGCTGGCGGGGTCGGGCGCGGCCGCGGGATTGGGGCCATTGCGCAGATAGCGGCCGCGGAGGGCCGCGGGTATTTTGCCGTCGACGCGCAGCGTCTCGATCGTCAGTTCCTCGGTCATCGGCTTGTGGATGCCGGTGAGGAAGGGGTGGGCGTCGGTGGGGCGGGGGAGGCGGCGGCGGTTGAATTCGGCGACCTTGCCGATGGTTTTGACGACGGCGCCGCGGATCAGGGTTTCGACATTGCTTGCCATGGAGGTCCTCCTTACGGATGTTGGCGAAAGTGCCGCGTGGCGTGGGGTTGTGCGGACGACTCGAAATGTTTACATCGGCAACATATGCACAGCAAAGATAACAGCGTCAACATAAAAGCGCGTAAGCCCAAGACGGCGAGCGCCTATCACCATGGCGACCTGCGCGCGGCGGTGATCGCGGCGGGGCTGAAGCGATTGGCCGAAGGCGATGGCGGCGAGCTGGGCCTGCGCGCGCTGGCACGCGACGTCGGCGTCAGCGCGACCGCGCTGTACCGGCATTTCCCCGACAAGGAGGCGCTGCTCGACGCGCTCGCCGACGAAGGACTGCGGCGGCTGGGCGCGCTTCAGGCGCAGGCGTGGCTGAAAGCGGGGGGCGGGGTCGCCGGCTTCAAGGCGACCGGCATCGCCTATGTCCGCTTCGCGCACGACGAGCCGGCGCTGTTCCGCCTGAGCTTCACGCGGCAGATGATCGAGCGCAATATGGGCGGCGACGGCGGCGAAGTTGCCTATAACCTGCTGCGCGCCGGGGTCGGCGAAGCGCTGCCCGGCGGCGGGGATCCCGACACCGCGGCGCTGCATGCCTGGGCGCTGGTGCATGGGCTGGCGATGCTGATCCTCGACCGCCGCATCGAATGGGACGAGGCCAAGGTCGCCGAAGTTGTCGGACTGACATTTGGCGGCGTAGGACAGGACAAGCCCGCGCGAGAATAATTAGCGGTTTATTTTCCTATTTTCAGCTAACTGGCCTGATGACCCGGTCGCTGCCCAAAAGAGTCGAAGCGGTCTTCTGGTTGCTGCTCACCGCCACGGGATATTTCCTGCTGGCGAGCCTGTCGCTTTATGCCACCAAGGGGGCCGACAATATTGCCGCGGTGTGGCCGGCGAGCGGATACTTCCTTGCCCTGTTGCTCCTGATGCCCCGCCGCGCGCGCCCCGCGGCATTCGGCGGCATGGCGATCGCCAGCGTGGCCGCGAATATATGGACCGGTACTCCGTTCTGGTCGAGCATGGCTTTCACCGTGTCGAACGGTGTCGAGGCGCTGACCGCACTGTGGCTGATCCGCCGCCGCGAGCCCGGCGAGCTGTCGTTCATGGATCCACGCGCGGTCGTAGGTTTTTGCATCGCCGCGGTTGTCGCCAGCGTTGCGAGCGCCGGGCTGGCGACGCTGCTCGCGGGCCAGGCCCCCGACTTTTTCCTGTCGTGGCTGACGACCGTTCTGCTGGGCATGTTGATCGTCACGCCGCCGATCGTGATGCTGGCGCGGATGATGGATTTGAAGGCATTCGAAAAGGTGCCGCGCGCGATGATGACCGAGGCGACGGCGATCCTGGTCATGACCGGCATCGTCACGATCGTCACCTTTTCGCAGTCGCACTTTCCGATGACCTTTCTGCCGTGCATCGCGGTTGTGGCGGCGGCCCACCGGTTGGGCCCATTTGGCGCCGCGGCGGGGATGCTGATCGTCACGATCATCGCGTCGATGCTGTCGGGTCAGGGTTACGGGCCGATGATGGCGATCGAAGGCGACCCCAAAATCAAGGTCCTCTTCCTGCAATTCTACCTGCTGTCGCTGCTGCTCACCACGCTGCCGCTTGCCGCGCTGCTGATCGTGCGGCAACGGCTGGCAAAGCGGCTCGAGCAAAGCAATCGCTGGCTTCTTCAGGCCGAGGCGGCGGCGCTGGTCGGCCATTGGCGCGTCGATCTGGTCGGCTGGACCATCTATTGGTCGGATCAGACCTATCGCATCCACGGGATCGAGCCCGGTACGCCGGTCGATGTCGAATATAGCGTTCAGCAATATCTTGACGAAGACCGGGCGGCGGTGAGCCGGGTGCTTGAAGAAGCGGTGCGGACAGGCGAGCCGTTCGAATTCCAGGGCCGGATCGTCCGCGCCGACGGGCAGGTCCGGCACGTGAAGTCGCACGGATCGATCGAAAGGGGCCGCGGCGGCCGGGCGATCGCGATTTTCGGGACCGCCCAGGACGTAACCGAAACGGTCGAAAATGCGCGGATATTGGAGGCGGCGCGCAATGCCGCCGAGCGCGTTGCGAATACCGATATTATGACCGGTCTGCCAAACCGCCGGCATACGCTGGCATTCCTCGAACGCGCGATGGCGGGCGCGCGCGAGCATGGTGCGCCGCTGGCCGTGGCGATTTTCGATATCGATCATTTCAAGCGGATCAACGATGCGCACGGCCACGCGATCGGCGACCGGGTGATTCAGCGCGTCGCGCAGCGCGCAAAATCGGCGCTGCGCGACGAGGATATGCTGGGCCGGATCGGCGGCGAG includes the following:
- a CDS encoding carotenoid oxygenase family protein, with amino-acid sequence MASNVETLIRGAVVKTIGKVAEFNRRRLPRPTDAHPFLTGIHKPMTEELTIETLRVDGKIPAALRGRYLRNGPNPAAAPDPASYHWFTGVGMVHGIRIEGGRAEWYRNRWVRGAEACAALDEEVPPGPRADRNDAPNTNVVGMAGRTFAIVEAGGKPVELDYELGTIAHNPFDGTLAGAFTAHPHADPFTGETHAITYRGDEPNKVWHVVLDAHAHVVREEAIAVCDGPSIHDCAITENYVLVFDLPVTFSMRMLLAGYPFPYAWNENHPARVGLLPRKGRGEDVVWAPVDPCYVFHPANAFETAEGEVVVDVVAHETMFATSKRGPDSEKSRMERWTIDPAARTTTRTVIHDHAQEFPRYDERLTTRPYRYIYSVAIPDGQSVEWALAETRLFRHDLELGTTAIHDFGPGRHPGEFVFVPRSVAGPEDDGWLIGLVVDMNHETTDLVILNADDFTGSPQAVVHLPHRVPPGFHGNWVAD
- a CDS encoding TetR/AcrR family transcriptional regulator, whose translation is MHSKDNSVNIKARKPKTASAYHHGDLRAAVIAAGLKRLAEGDGGELGLRALARDVGVSATALYRHFPDKEALLDALADEGLRRLGALQAQAWLKAGGGVAGFKATGIAYVRFAHDEPALFRLSFTRQMIERNMGGDGGEVAYNLLRAGVGEALPGGGDPDTAALHAWALVHGLAMLILDRRIEWDEAKVAEVVGLTFGGVGQDKPARE
- the rplL gene encoding 50S ribosomal protein L7/L12; protein product: MADLAKIVEDLSALTVLEAAELSKMLEEKWGVSAAAAVAVAAPGGAGAAAPAAEEKDEFDVILTGDGGNKINVIKEVRAITGLGLGEAKALVEGAPKAVKEGASKAEAEELKKKLEAAGATVELK
- the rplJ gene encoding 50S ribosomal protein L10; its protein translation is MDRTEKAEAVSSLNATLANAASVVVVRNLGMTVAQSTVLRQQMRDAGADFRVTKNRLAKIALDGTSYGGIGELLTGPTALATSTDPVAAAKIAVEFAKTNDKLEIVGGGMGDVVLDVDGVKALASLPSLDELRAKIVGLVQAPATKVAQIAAAPAGQLARVFGAYAAKEAA
- a CDS encoding sensor domain-containing diguanylate cyclase, which produces MTRSLPKRVEAVFWLLLTATGYFLLASLSLYATKGADNIAAVWPASGYFLALLLLMPRRARPAAFGGMAIASVAANIWTGTPFWSSMAFTVSNGVEALTALWLIRRREPGELSFMDPRAVVGFCIAAVVASVASAGLATLLAGQAPDFFLSWLTTVLLGMLIVTPPIVMLARMMDLKAFEKVPRAMMTEATAILVMTGIVTIVTFSQSHFPMTFLPCIAVVAAAHRLGPFGAAAGMLIVTIIASMLSGQGYGPMMAIEGDPKIKVLFLQFYLLSLLLTTLPLAALLIVRQRLAKRLEQSNRWLLQAEAAALVGHWRVDLVGWTIYWSDQTYRIHGIEPGTPVDVEYSVQQYLDEDRAAVSRVLEEAVRTGEPFEFQGRIVRADGQVRHVKSHGSIERGRGGRAIAIFGTAQDVTETVENARILEAARNAAERVANTDIMTGLPNRRHTLAFLERAMAGAREHGAPLAVAIFDIDHFKRINDAHGHAIGDRVIQRVAQRAKSALRDEDMLGRIGGEEFVCILQRSSAQAAEMVAERVRKAVEVGTAADDALPRATVSIGLAVYDGEPDVEELLHRADQALYAAKREGRNRMRSAA
- a CDS encoding zf-TFIIB domain-containing protein, which translates into the protein MSERQGIEIDYCPQCRGVWLDRGELDKIIERSDAASAPAAAPARPQAAPPPPQYREREYRERGYDDRYYGKPHKKKYKSFLSELFD